In one window of Qipengyuania profundimaris DNA:
- a CDS encoding glutathione S-transferase, whose translation MAEAILYSFRRCPYAMRARMALHVSGLAYEHREVVLREKPAAMLEVSPKGTVPVFVTDEGEVLEESLDIMRHSLSQNDPEGWLGRDDQALLAANDGPFKHHLDRYKYATRYEDVDPEQHRASAVEILAELDRRLAVSPYLCGDDRGFADIAIFPFVRQFANHDRERFEGDGMPNLQAWLEVLVSSGLFAAIMEKHPKWEFPAQRKALSSRMRRQARKST comes from the coding sequence ATGGCTGAAGCGATCCTCTACAGCTTCCGCCGCTGCCCCTATGCGATGCGCGCCCGGATGGCCTTGCATGTCAGCGGTCTCGCCTACGAACACCGCGAGGTCGTGCTCCGCGAAAAGCCCGCCGCGATGCTGGAGGTGTCGCCCAAGGGAACGGTGCCGGTTTTCGTGACTGACGAGGGCGAGGTGCTGGAAGAAAGCCTCGACATCATGCGCCATTCACTATCCCAGAACGATCCGGAGGGCTGGCTGGGCCGTGACGATCAGGCGCTACTCGCTGCCAATGACGGCCCCTTCAAGCACCACCTCGACCGCTACAAATACGCGACCCGCTACGAGGACGTCGACCCCGAACAGCACCGCGCCTCCGCGGTCGAAATCCTCGCCGAACTCGACCGTCGCCTCGCTGTGTCACCCTATCTATGCGGCGATGACCGCGGCTTCGCCGACATCGCGATATTCCCCTTCGTGCGCCAATTTGCCAATCACGACCGCGAACGGTTTGAGGGCGATGGGATGCCGAACCTGCAAGCGTGGCTGGAGGTGCTCGTGTCCTCCGGGCTATTCGCCGCGATTATGGAAAAGCATCCGAAGTGGGAGTTCCCCGCACAACGCAAAGCGCTCAGTTCGCGAATGCGTCGCCAGGCTCGAAAAAGCACATGA